Below is a window of Picosynechococcus sp. PCC 7002 DNA.
GACCTCGATGCTTTTATTGAAGCTTCCCTGCGCCAGGACACCTGGGTGGGAGACTAGCACCGGGGAATGGGGAACGGTGAGCTAAAATGCAAGGTGGCAAAATTTCGTGGCTTCTTCAGTTTTGGATATTTTTCGCCTCAAACGCTTCGATCAAGTCGTCCTCGCTGCCCTTTTTAGCCTTACGTTAGCGGTGGCACTGCTGTGGGGATTTGGCGATCGCACCCTCACCCAAGTGCAGGCTTTCAGTTGGGAGGGGCAACAAATTGGGGTAGCAGACCAAAAATTTCAACTGTCCTTTAACCAGGCCCTCGATCCAGCCATCGTCACGGAAAATTTCACCATTGAACCACCCCTGGCAGGCCGTTGGAGTTGGGTCGGCAAAACATTTTTCTATAGCCTTGATGAACGCCCCATCTACGGCCAGGATTATCAATTCAAACTAGCTGCTCCTACCCCAGAAGCGGCAGAGAAGCCCAATATCGTGCCTTTCTTGAGTCGGGTAAAAAGTCGAGACCGGGCCTTTGCTTACATTGGCACCGACGGCACTGACCGGGGCCGCTTGATTTTGTATAACCTGACTCGCCAGGAAAAAAGTGTCCTCACCCCAGCCGACCTCATCGTTCTCAATTTGGATGTGTATCCTGAAGGCGATCGCCTATTATTTTCTGCCATTCCCCGGGGATCGGCCCAGGCTGAGATTGGCGACCAACAACTCTATACCGTGAGCACAGGCTTAAATTTCCAAGGCTCTACCGACAGCCCCCCACCTGCCGGGCGCATTCAGTCTGTCTTAACAGCCAAAGACTATCGCAATGGGGCCTTTCAACTTGCGGACAATGGAGAACGGATCATTATTCAGCGCACAAATCGAGAGAATCCCCGCGATCGCAGTTTGTGGGTCATCGAAGGCCAAGCCGAGCCCCGCGCCCTAGGGATTCCCGCCGATGACTTCCTCCTCGCCCCCAATGCCGAAGTTGTTGCCATTTCCCAACAAAATAAACTCTCCCTCGTGCCCCTGAACCGCAACGGTGGTGCCATCCAAGCCAAGGAAGAATTTACGAAGCTCCTCGCCTTTTCCCCCGACCAAACCCAACAAATCGCCCTCCAGCAGGCCAATGGCGTTTACTCTCTCCACCGCATCGACGCCCAGGGAGAAGCCACAGAAATTTTACGCACCCTCACGCCGATTATTGATTGTCGCTTTGAACCCCGCGCGGCGGAACTTTTGTATTGCCTCAAGCTGGATCGAAATGAAACCTCAGGCCAAGTGGTTGAGGAACCTTTTCTCAGTGCCTTGAATCTCAAAACAGGGGAAGAAACCGCCCTCCTCGCTTTACCGAATTACCGGGATGTGGGCCTGAGCATTGCTGCCGATGGGGTTGCCCTCCTCTTCGATCAGGTGGTCACGACTCCACCAACGCCCACCAGCGATCTGTTTACTTCCACGGGCCTGGCGGTGGAAGGGGGCCGACTCTGGCTATTGGCGCTCCCGGAGTTGGAGACAGATACAGAAATTCAGCCTGTTCCACCGGAATCTCTGCTGCCGGGCTATCAACCCCAGTGGATTCCTTAACGATTTTTTTGCTGCACTTTCCTTTTTTAATGGGAGCAATTAGCCCCCGTAGATCCTATGACCGTTTTGAAAACCATGACCCGCATTGATCGTCTTGCCCTCCTGTTGATTGTGATCTTTAGCCTGATGATCGGCATCGGTGTCGGCGGTGAGCAACTGTGTGGCGTGGATTGTCCGATTAATACCGGGCCGAGGGTGCGGGAATTTTCTTGGCAGGAACAACGCATTGGTGGTGATGATACGGCCTTTATTTTGACCTTCGACCGACCGATGGATGCGGTGGGGGTCGAGGACAATTTAGTTATTGATCCACCGCTCCCTGGCAAGACCAGTTGGGCGGGTAAACGCTTGGCCTATACGCTGTTGGCACCGGCTCCCTATGGCCAGGATTATCAATTAACCTTACGGGGGGCGCGGGAAAAATTTGCGGCTTCGGGAAATCTAGGCAAGACGATGCAGCCATTTTCCAGTAGTTTTCGCACCCGCGATCGCGCCCTGGCCTATGTGGGCACCGATGAGACACAGCAGGAAAAGGGACGGTTAATTTTATACAACTGGACAAAGGACGAGAAACGCATTTTAACGCCGCCGAATTTGGTGGTGCTGGACTTTCAGGTGTATCCGGAAGGGAAAGCAATTTTGTTTAGTGCGGTGGATCGGACGCGCCCAGCAGAAGGGATTCAGGATAGTCAACTTTATCGGGTAAGCACAGGCCTTGGAGAAGATGATGCGTCTGCGGATTTGGAACTGGTTTTAGATAATCGCACCTACCAAAATTTGCAATTTCAACTCGCAGCGGATGGGGAGGCGATCGCCGTGCAACGGGTCAAGCGGGATGATCCGGCGGACTTTGGGCTGTGGCTCGTGATGCCTGGGGAAGAACCGCAACCGTTGGGCTTGTCGGGGGGAGATTTTGCGATCGCCCCGGATGGGAAAACCATTGCTCTACCCCAGGGGAAAGGGATTGGTATTTTTTCCCTAGAAGATATCCAAGAAGAACCCCTCGACTTTTTGCCCCGTTTTGGTCAGGTGGTCACCTTTTCGCCCGATGGAACAACGGCGGTATTGGTGGATTTCAACAGTGATAATCCGGAGTTACGCTATCGGCGATCGCTTTATTTGGTCAATAGCCGCAACCAGGAGCAAAAATTACTGGATACGGACGGCTCGGTGCTAGATTGCGACTTTAACCCCACAGAAACCCAGCTTTATTGTTTACTGACAGAATTAATCCCTGGGGACGAATACCGGGAGCAACCCTATTTTGCCCAGATTGATCTCGAAACCCAGACAGTCTATCGCCTCGCCCAGTTGACCCAATACCAAGATATTGCCCTCAGCATGGCCCCCGATGGTCTGGGGTTGCTGTTTAGCCAGGTGGTGACGGACATTACCGACGTGGAAGAGCCTTTTTTCCGGACGGCATCCGGGGAGGCGATCGCCGGGGGGCAACTTTGGCTTATTGTTCCTGGTGAAACGCCTGACCAAACTCAGTTGGAGGCGCTACCCTTTGCGGGAGTCTATCCCCGTTGGCTGCCCTAGAGTTCGTCGCTAAAGCAGGATTGAGGCCCGTTCTGCCAATGGCGATCGTTCACCTTTGAGGAGGGTAATGTGACCGGCGATCGCCTCCTGTTTAAATTTTTCCACCACATAGGTCAGCCCATTACTGGACGCATCCACATAGGGATTATCAATCTGCTCCACATCCCCGGTGAGGATAATCTTGGTGCCTTCCCCCGCCCTGGTCAAAATGGTTTTTACCTCGTGGGGCGTTAAATTTTGCGCCTCATCAACGATCAAAATTTGTCGGGGAATCGTGCGGCCCCGGATGTAGGTCAAGGGTTCGATTTGCAACAAGCCTAATTCCATCAGTTCCTCGTAGCCGTGCCGCCAGTGGCGCGGTTTATCTTTCAGGTCTTGGGTATTGAAAATCAGATCTAAAT
It encodes the following:
- a CDS encoding Ig-like domain-containing protein; its protein translation is MTVLKTMTRIDRLALLLIVIFSLMIGIGVGGEQLCGVDCPINTGPRVREFSWQEQRIGGDDTAFILTFDRPMDAVGVEDNLVIDPPLPGKTSWAGKRLAYTLLAPAPYGQDYQLTLRGAREKFAASGNLGKTMQPFSSSFRTRDRALAYVGTDETQQEKGRLILYNWTKDEKRILTPPNLVVLDFQVYPEGKAILFSAVDRTRPAEGIQDSQLYRVSTGLGEDDASADLELVLDNRTYQNLQFQLAADGEAIAVQRVKRDDPADFGLWLVMPGEEPQPLGLSGGDFAIAPDGKTIALPQGKGIGIFSLEDIQEEPLDFLPRFGQVVTFSPDGTTAVLVDFNSDNPELRYRRSLYLVNSRNQEQKLLDTDGSVLDCDFNPTETQLYCLLTELIPGDEYREQPYFAQIDLETQTVYRLAQLTQYQDIALSMAPDGLGLLFSQVVTDITDVEEPFFRTASGEAIAGGQLWLIVPGETPDQTQLEALPFAGVYPRWLP